Within the Anaerotignum faecicola genome, the region ATATGGCAAAGGCACCACCAAGCGGGGACGTTATGTTCACCCGATCTACCAGAACCGAAAGGGGGAATCTGAATGAGAATGAAACGTATGCTGGCTTTTCTTCTGATGGGCATACTGTTGCTCTCTTGTGGATGCAGCGCAAACAGCAGCAGCTTTTCTTTACTGAACCGCAAAAAGACACTGGAGCTGACAGAGAAGGGTGTCTCCTACTGGGCACAGTATCTGGAGCAGCAGGAGGTCGGCAAGCCACAGGATGTGGTGGAGCAGGAAGATCACCTTTCCTATCTGCTGCAATATCCCGAAATCGGGAAGGAAAGGATTGATGCACGCATTTCGGAAATCGTGACGGAAATCCGCAATGCCTTTGATGCGGAATTTACCCCGACAGATGAGGCCGGAAAAGAGAAAAAAAAGACAGATGCAATTCTGTATCTGGGCTATGAAAGCTATCTTGCGAAGGAAAATCAGCTGAGTCTGGTGTTCTTTGAAACACATGAGACAAACGGCGCGCTTTCGCCGCACACACAAATTCAGGTGTTCCATTTTGATCTGGAAAAGGATGCAGAGGTAACGGCGGAAAGCCTGCAAGGGAACAGCTTTGCGAAAAATGCTTCTGCCTACACGGAAAAATACTTCACAACGACAGAGCCTTATAAAAACGGTATCTTTGGCAACTACAAAACCCTGCTTGCACCCGACGCAGGACGGTTTGACCGCTTTGCGCTCACGAAGGACGGCGTATTGTTTTATTTCGACCGCTATGACCTTTTCCCCGGCAGCTACGGCGTGGTGCGCCTGACGATTCCGTATGCGGAAATGCAGAAGAAAATCGAAGAACCGAAAAAGGAAACTCCCGTTCCCAAGGAAATCCGCAACAAAAAAATGGTTGCGCTGACCTACGATGACGGCCCGAACCCCAAGGCAACCAATGCCATTCTGGATGTTCTGGAGAAATATGACGCACGGGCAACCTTCTTTGATCTTGGCAGTCTGGTGGAAAAATATCCCGATGTGGTGAAGCGCGAGGAGGCGCTCGGCTGTGAGGTTGGCAGTCATTCCTACGATCATAAGAATTTTAATAAGCTGACCAATGCAGAAATTGCGGCAGATGTGCAGAAAACCGCCGCCGCCTTCCGCAAGGTGCTTGGCAGAGACCCTGCCATCTTCCGTCCGCCCTACGGCAACTGTAAGGACAGCGTAAAAAAACAGCTGCCGATGTCCATCTACCTCTGGTCGGTTGATACACTCGACTGGAAAAGCAGAGATGCCAAGGCGATTGTGGATGTGGTGAAATCCGCAGGAAATCTGGATGGGAAGGTCATCCTGATGCACGGCATTTACGGCTCTACCGCAGAGGCAACGGCAACCCTTGTGCCTTATCTGCAAAAGCAGGGCTACGAGCTTGTGACTGTTACCGAGCTGGTGGAGGCAAAGCACGGGGAAACACCCCAGAAGGGGAAGATTTACGGATATTCCTATTTTAAATAAATAAAGAAGCGTGTGAAAAATATTCTTTTCATACGCTTCTTTATTTTTATCTTCTAATCCAAACAAAACCTTTACCCAGCAGCGGAAAGGTTTGGGAAACAAACCCGTTTCCCAAACGGAATCCACAGAGGGGGCTTTGCCCTCTCGAGGAAAACAGTAGGTTTCAAGGCTTTTAGCCGATGGAACCTATCTGTTTATTCCTCTGTTTTAACAAGTCGAAAACCTGTTTTCGACTTAATTTTTTATGCAATGCTTTTATGCTGCCATCTTTTTCCACGATAGCGGATGATGAAAAGAACGGCACGCACTGCCCAGTCAATGGTCATGGCAATCCAAACACCCAGAACGCCCATGCCCATTCTGACACCAATAATATAGCTGAAGGCAATACGGAATACCCACATGGAGATAATCGACAAAATCATGCAGAACTTTACATCACTGGCGGCACGCAGCGTATTCGGCAGAGTAAACGCTTCGGGCCAGATGAGCATACAGCAGATACCATGATACCAGATAATCTGTTTTGTAAAGGTCATTGCGTCATCGGAAAGGTTATACAGGTGCATGATGCCGGGCAACGCCACAAGCGTGGTGACGCTGAAAACGATAATCAGAATATGCACCAGCTTCAGAATCTTACGGGTATAATATCTTGCCGCTTCATAATCCCCTGCCCCAACGCAGCGAGAGCAGACGGTAATCACCGCCATGCCGACGGACATCCCCGGAAGCACCTGAAAGGTTGCAATGATATTGGAAACGGCATTCGCCGCAATCGCCGCCGTGCCAAAGCCTGTAATCATGCTCAGCACCATGATTTTCCCCAGCTGAAACATCCCGTTTTCCAGACCATTGGGAATGCCGATATAGGCAATCTTTTTCAGCATACCGAAATCCAGCTTAAAGGAAAACGGACGCTCCAGATGCAGCAGATGCTCCGGAGAGCAAAGCAGAAAAATGATTGCAACAGCGGAAATGACACGGGAAACAAGCGTCGAAGTTGCCGCACCCGCAACCCCCATGCCAAAGCCGAAAATCAGGATGGCATTGCCGCCCACATTGATGGCGTTCATCATCATGGAGAGATACATCGGCACCTTGGAATTGCCCATAGTACGAAATACTGCCGCACCTGCGTTATACAAGGCAATAAAAGGGATGGATGCGGAAACGATGAGAAGATACGTTTTGGATGCCTCCATTACATTCGCCTCAATGGCACCGAACACCCGATGCAGGATGAGGTTTCTTGCCAGATACAGCCCAATCATAATGCAGATCGCAAACAACGCCGTAAACAGGATAAGCTGATTGACTGCCCTATTTGCTTTTTCATGCTTATTCTGCCCCAAATATTGCCCCATAACCACCGCACCGCCTGTTGCGAGAGCTGCAAACAAATAAATCAGCAGAACGAAAATATTATCCACCAAAGAGACACCCGAAACTGCATGCTCCCCGACCGTTGCAACCATAATGGAGTCGGACATACCAACCAGAATAGCCAGAAACTGCTCGATAATCATGGGAGCAATCAAACGCTTCAGGGCGCGATTGGAAAAATAATACGGTTTTTCTTTGATTTCCGCTAAATCCACGGTCATTCCTCCTTTGTACATTTCATTTTAAATTTCTTTTCTTCTTTATAAATAGTTATAAATAAATTTTTACAAACAAAAAGAGAAGCCACACCTTTTTGCAAAGAGTGACTCTCCTTCGTTCTGTTGTCTTTTTCTTATAATTCTTCGTTTTCCTGCACCGGCTTTACAGGCAGACCATCCTTTAATTGATGCTCATGCATATCCTCACCGCTATAGTACATTTCGTTGATTTTGTAGAGCAGGGTCATAAGGCTGTCCGTCAGGTGTACATTTTCCACCAAAACATCATCGGGAACCTGCAAATCCACATGGCTGAAGTTCCACATGCCCTTTACGCCCCATTTTGCCAGATCATTTGCAACCTTCACCGCCTGCGAACGAGGAAGGGTAAGAATGGCAACATCCACGGGGTTATTTTTGACATACTCCTCCATCTGGTCGATATCATAAACCTCGACACCACGAATAGTCATCCCAATCAGACGGGGATTGATATCAAAGACTGCCTTGATGACGAAACCACGCTTCTCAAAATTGGTATAGTTCACCAGAGCCTGTCCGATATTGCCGCCGCCAATGACAATCATATTATACAATCGATCCAGACCTAAAATCTTTTTTATTTCATTGTAAAGGTATTCCACATTATACCCGTAGCCCTGCTGCCCAAAGCCGCCGAAATTGTTCAAATCCTGACGAATCTGGGAGGCAGTGATATTCATTTTTGCGCTGAGTTCTTTTGAGGAAATGCGAGTAATATCACTTTCCAGCAGGTCGCCTAAGTAACGGTAGTATCTGGGCAATCTGTTGATTACTGCCGGTGAGATCTTCTTTTCGCTGTCCATATATTCCAAATCCTCTCGTTTTAGGATGCCTCCGTAAAAGAAAACGAACTGCAAATACAGCTATTTTTTTCTACTTCAGGATAATTTTAGTATAGCACTCCTGTTATTTTATTGTCAACAATAACTCTTTTAATCTGTTGTATTTTCTGCTATCATAAGAGCAGACAATGAAACACAAATGGAGGTTGTATCAATGATACTTGCATGCAGACAATTACACAAGGCATACGGCATCGATGTGATTCTGGAAAAAATCACCTTCCATATCGAAGAACGCGAAAAAGCCGCTATTGTAGGGGTAAATGGTGCCGGGAAGACGACGCTTTTCAAGGTTCTGACCGGCGAAATTTCTGCCGATGGCGGTGAATTTTATCTCAAGAAGGACGCATCCCTGGGCTACCTTGCTCAGAATATTCAGATAGACAGCGACCGCACGATTTATGAAGAAATGCTATCGGTTTTTGAAAAAATCATTCAAACAGAGACAAATCTTCGTGAATTAGAAAACGAAATGGGAAATCTGAGCGGACAGGCGCTGGCGGAAAAAATGGAGGACTATGCCACTCTGCAGCATTATTTTGAACAGAATGACGGCTACAGCTACCAGAGCCGCCTGCGCGGTGTGCTGAAGGGGCTTGGCTTTGCCGACAATGATTTCAACCGCCCGATGAATCAGCTTTCCGGCGGACAGAAAACACGCGTGCATCTGGCAAAGCTGCTGCTTTCCAAGCCGGATATCCTGCTGCTGGACGAGCCGACCAACCATCTGGACATTGCGGCAATCGAATGGCTGGAGGATTTCCTTCGCTCCTATCCCGGTGCAGTGCTGATTATTTCCCACGACCGCTATTTCCTTGACCGCATTGTGACAAAGGTCATTGAAATCGAAAACAAGAAATCAACGGTTTATAACGGGAATTATTCCTTCTTTTGGCAGCAGAAGGAAATCAATCGTGAAATGCAGCAGAAGGCATACGAAATGCAGCAGAAGGAAATCAAGCATCAGGAGGATGTCATCCGCACACTGCGCTCCTTCAACCGCGAAAAATCCATCAAGCGCGCGGAAAGCCGCGAGAAAGCCCTCGGCAAGCTGGAGCGTGTGGACAGGCCGGATGCCCTGCCGAATCAGATGCGGCTGACCCTAACCCCCTTTCTGACAAGCGGCAACGATGTGCTGCATGCGGAGGAGCTTTCCAAATCCTACGGGGGACAGAGAATTTTCCGCAATGTTTCCTTTGATGTAAAACGCAGCGACAAGGTTGCCATTATCGGCCCGAACGGGGTTGGGAAATCCACGCTGTTTCGGATGCTTCTGAAGGAGGTGCCGACGGACAGCGGTCTGATTCGCTTCGGCACAAATGTATTTATTGGATATTATGACCAGGAGCAGGCAAAATTAGACGAGACAAAGACGATTTTTGAGGAAATCGCAGACACCTACCCCACCCTGACGCAGGGGCAAATCCGCAATATGCTTGCCGCCTTCGTATTCACAGGGGATGATGTATTCAAGCCGATTTCCGCACTTTCCGGCGGCGAAAAGGGGCGCGTTTCTCTGGCGAAAATCATGCTTTCCAAGGCGAACCTGCTGATGCTGGATGAACCGACGAACCATCTGGATATGTTCTCGAAGGAGGTTCTGGAAAGTGCGCTGAACCGCTACGAGGGTACGGTGATTTATATTTCCCACGACCGTTATTTTATCAACAAAACAGCGGAGAAAATTCTGGAATTAACGCCGGATGGGGTGATTCTTTATAACGGGAATTATGATTATTACTTAGAGAAAAAGGCAGAGCGTGCCAGAAACGAGGCAGAAAAGGCGGCACAGCATCCGGAAAAAAGCGTTGCCGCGGCACAGCCTGTGAGCGATACGAAGAATGACTGGCTGAAGCAAAAGGAACAGCAGGCGGCAGAGCGCAGGCTGGCGAACAGGATTGCGAAGCTGGAAAAAGCCATCGAGGAGACCGAAGCGGCGATTGCGCAGGCAGATGAGGACATGGCGGCGTGCGGCACAGATTACGGCAAGGCGAATGAAATTTATGCAGAGAAAACAAAGCTTGAGGAAAGGCTTGAGGCTCTTTTCGCAGAATGGGAGGAGCTGAATTCGTAAAGCCGTTTCTCGAAACCTTGGTTCAAATAAGGAAAGCCTTGGTTACTACAGAACTGTAGTGACCAAGGCTTTTTTCCTTGCATTTCTTATCGTATTTCGTTTCAGCTGCTTAGCCCGTATCGGTCTGATACGCAGCAATACTGCCACCGCAGCCTTTGTCCGATTCTGCCGGCTCCGTTTATTTCTCGTTTTCTGCTTCTCAGAATACCCTTTTCATCTGGGGCACATATTTTGTCATGAAGCAGATGCAAAGCACCTCCACAACACCCATGCCTGCTGCCTGTGCAAGACGGGGAATCAGCACAGCAACAAAGGGCGCACCATAAAGAATGGAAATCCAAAGCGTATCCAGGAAAATTGTCCCTACGATTTTGGAGAACAGCACCGCCGCAACAATATTCTTCATGCTCTGGTTTTTATGCAGGAAAAACCCGTACCCAAAAGCGGTGATGAAGGATGTCAGCGAAAAGCCGGGGAAGAATGCGCCGATGGGAAACAGGGTTGCCCCAAGGACATCCGCCACCAGCCCCACCAAGCCTGCGCTCAGAGGCCCCAGCAGGATGCCCGCAAGAACGATGGGGATAAAGGAAAAGCCAATCTTCAGATTCCAGAGATTGATGGAAAGGAAACGGGACAGAATAATCTGCACCGCTACGAACATTGCCATCAGCACCAAGCGATGTGTCATGCTCTTCTGTTTTTCGGTCATAAAAAAATACCTCCTTTTTTCAATGGGAAATAGGAGGGCTTTCTTGCTCTTTTTTGCAAACAAAAACCCCTCTATTATCACAATACCAACGCAAATACACCTGCCGAAACAGGTTTGGCTGTATGGATAACAAAGAGGATTGTTCTTCTTCATTATGAAACAGCGGGATGCGAGTCCTGCACCGCAAGCAGAAATCCTGCTTTTCGTTCCGATGACAACTCCCCGTCCACCGGACACTTAACGCGCAAAGCCCTACTCTGTGTATTTGCACAGGAGAAAATCCTGCCGTTTTATTTTAGTATGTTTTCCTCTGTTTGTAAAGAAGTTTGTCGAAATATATTGTTATTTCTGCGGAATAAAGGTGCGCAGGAATTGATATTTGGAATCAAACGAGCCTGCCAGCATAATCTTATCCGCTCCCACGCCGTATTCCTTTGTCAGCTTGCCGAAAAGGCGGTCGCTTTCCATGAAGCCGCCCTCCAAAAAGCAGAAGCACGCCGCAAAAGCTCCTTCTTCGCCGATTTTGTGGAAATCCTTTTCCTCAAAGGAATGGATTACATATTCGGGGGAAGGGTTCAGCTTTGTAACCAGCTCTGCCAAGTCAAAGTCTAAATGCAGAAAGCCCTGTGCGCAATAATACATGGACAAAATGAAATCCACCAAATCCTCCTCTGCCGCAAAATGCAGAGAATACTCCGCCGGACGTTCTGCATCTCCTACAAAGCAGCTGAACCAAGGTGCCTGTGGTGCCAGAAAAGAGGGCAGATAAAGCTTTTTCGTTAAAGGCTCTGCCGTATTTACGGCAAAAACCAGTGTATTTGTGGTAGAGGTTTTCACAAGCGGCAGCTTATGTTTTTTTAATGCCGCCACCAGTGTATCGGATGCGCCGAACAGACGAATCCCGTCCGCATGAAACCCAAGCATAGCAGTCTCTCCTTTTCAGAAAATAAATTTTATTGTAATAAATGTACCATAATGATGAAATCCTTTCAAGAGAGGGAATTTATTTCACCTCGAAGGGGTGGGCGGAAATTAGGCAGGAAAAGGCAAAAGCGTTGACATCCCCACCCTTTCGTTGTTATAATCTATAAGATTGGCAGGTTTTGTAGAAGCCTGCATTTTTCAAGGCTGTAGCGCAGCTTTGAAGGGAGAGAACAATGACAGACGCACAGTCTGCAATAGAGAAAATATTTCCAGAGAGAAATATTTGATAAACAGGAGGAATCATAAGTATGTTGGAATTGAAGAATATCTGTTTTTCCGCAGACGGAAAGCAGATTCTCAAGGACATCAATCTCAGGATTGATGATGCGAAATTCATCGTAATTACAGGCCCCAACGGCAGTGGTAAATCCACTCTGGCAAGAATCATCAGCGGGATTCTGACCCCCGACAGCGGTCAGATTCTCCTTGACGGCGAGGATATCACAGCCCTCGGCATTACAGAGCGTGCAAGAAAGGGCATCAGCTTTGCCTTTCAGCAGCCCGTTCGTTTCAAGGGTGTTACCGTAAAGGATCTGATTTGTCTGGCGAGCGGACAGGATTTAAGCACAGCAGATGCCTGTCAGTATCTGTCCGAGGTTGGCATGTGCGCCAAGGATTACATCGACCGTGAGGTAAACGCAAGCCTTTCCGGCGGTGAGCTGAAGCGTATCGAAATCGCAACCGTTATGGCAAGAAAAACAAAGCTGACCCTGTTCGATGAGCCCGAAGCAGGCATTGACCTTTGGAGCTTTAAAAATCTGATTGATGTATTTGAAAAAATGCACGAAGAAATTCAGGGCTCTATCATCATCATTTCCCATCAGGAAAGAATTCTGAATATCGCCGATCAGGTGGTTCTGCTGAGCGCCGGCGAGGTAAAGCAGATTGGTACAAAGGAAGATGTTCTGCCCGGTCTGTTCGGCATGGAAACAGGCTGCAGATATTTCAAGGGAGGTGACGAATGATGCTCAATGATATCGTAAAAAACCTTCTGAAGGAGGTTTCCGGCATTGCGGAAATCCCTGCAAATGCTGCATTTAACATCCGCAACAACAGCAAGAGCGAGGGCAGACATTCCACAGAAAATATTGATATTGTCCCCAAGGAGGGCGGCTCCGGTCTGGATATTTATGTAAAGCCCTTTACCAAAAACGAAAACGTACACATCCCTGCGCTGATTACACAGGATGGTGTGTCCGAGGTGGTTTATAATGATTTCCACATCGGTGAGGGTGCGGAAATTGAAATTATCGCCGGCTGCGGCATCCATAACTGCGGCTGTGATGATTCTGTCCATGAAGGGATTCACCGTTTCTTCCTTGGCAAAAATTCCAAGGTTGTTTATATCGAAAAGCACATCGGTGAGGGGGACGGCAGCGGCAAACGCATCATTAACCCCCAGACACATGTAGAAGCAGAGGAAAACGCCTATATCGAAATGGATACCGTTCAGCTGAAGGGTGTCGATTCCACAAAGCGCGTTTCCAGCGCAAAGCTTGGCCCCGGCGCAACCATCGTCATCAAGGAAAAAATCATGACACACGGACATCAGACGGCGGAAACCTCCTTTGATGTCAGTCTGGATGGCGCAGGCTCCAGTGCAAAGCTGATTTCCCGTTCTGTTGCAAGGGATTTCTCCAGACAGCTCTTCCGTTCCAAAATCATCGGCAACACAGACTGCTACGGTCACTCCGAATGTGATGCCATCATCATGGATAACGGCGTAGTTGCGGCTGAGCCCGAAATCATTGCGAACCATGTGGATGCATCTCTGGTGCATGAGGCGGCAATCGGCAAGATTGCAGGCGATCAGCTGGTCAAGCTGATGACCCTTGGGCTGACAGAAAAAGAAGCGGAAGCGCAGATTATCAACGGCTTCCTGAAATAACCCAAAGGAGATGGGCAATTTGAGCACTACTGTGAAAAAAGAGGTCATCAGTTGGGTAAAAACAATTCTTCTGGCGGCGGTGCTGGCAGGGCTGGTCAATTCCTTCCTCATTGTAAATGCGGAGGTGCCGACGGGCTCCATGGAAAATACCATCATGGCAGGCGACCGCATCCTTGCACTCAGAACCTCCTATTGGTTTGATGAGCCGGAGGCGGGGGATATCGTGGTGTTCCGTTATCCGGATGATGAAACGGGCAAAACGCTTTATGTCAAGCGAATCATCGGCACCCCCGGTGATACCGTTGAGATGTCGAACGGCACGGTTTATGTCAATGGCAAGGCCCTGCAGGAGGATTACATCGCAGAGGTGACACAGGGCAGCTACGGCCCCTATGTTGTACCCGATGGCTGCTATTTCATGATGGGGGATAACCGCAATCATTCGCAGGATTCCCGTTTCTGGAGAAATCAATATGTAGAAAAGGATGAAATTCTGGGTAAGGTTGTTTTGCGTTACTATAAAGGCTTTAAGTGGATTTCCTGATAGGAGGGACGGTACGATGGAATTAAAAACAAGAGATAAGATCATTGTGATTGTTCTGGTTATTGTAGCATTGGCAGTATTCTTTGGCGGCAGATATCGCGATAATCATACTCATTTTACAACAGAAAAATGGGTTTCCGCCGTAGGGAATGACCGTCAGAAAATCGTACAGAATCTGCTGGATCGTACTGTTTTCCCCGGCATGACAGAAGCCGAGGTGAAGGAGCTTCTGGGCGAGCCGGAGGAGGAAGCAGATACCTTCCTGACCTATTATTTGGGAATTCCTCAGGGTATCTTCGGCACATCTGTGGATGGGGAGAAGGAATATCTTCTGATTTCTCTGGATGAGGATGGCAAGGCAACTGCGGCAGAGGTTATGACCGGCAAGATTCTGCCAAAGGAAAGCAAATTCCGTATCATCGGTGAGAATACAGACGATGCAGTGGTTCACCCTGCGGAGCAGTAAAAGGAGGAATCTGAAATGAAATGTCCTTTTTGCGGAAATGAAATGAAGGAAGGCACGCTCCATTCCGGCGGCAGATATGTCCAGTGGAAGGGCGTGGATGCCGAAGGCAGGAAAGAGGAATACCTTCTGGCAAAGAGCTATATGGGCGGTGCCAAAATGGAAGGGCACCTCTGTGTAGAATGTAGAAAAGTGATTCTGGATATCGATCAATTCTAAGTATTTTTGTAGGATTTTCCGGAAGGCTGAAAGCCGCTTTGTGAAGAAGTGGAGAATTTCGGAATTTCGGTAGTGAAAAAGCCGCTTTTGTGGTAAGATAGAAATGGAATAGAGTCTATAAAAAGAAGGAGGTCTTTCTGATGAAAGTAACAAAAGATATGACAATTGGCGAGCTGCTGATGGCAGACAGAGGCGCAGGCATGATTCTGATGCAGAATGGTATGCATTGTGTTGGCTGCCCTTCCGCCGCAGGCGAAACACTGGAGGAAGCATCCATGGTACACGGCATGGACTGCGATAAACTGGTTACAGAGCTGAATGCTTATCTGGAAGCAAAATAAGAGACACAAACAGGGATGGTGCAAGGGCTTGCATCATCCTTTTTGTAAAGAGAGAAAAATTTTTAAAGAAGGAAAATTTTTAAAAGAGAGTAAAGAGAACAGGAGGAGAAGATATGAAGGTACTTCTGGTGAACGGCAGCCCCAATGGGCACGGCTGTACCTATACGGCATTGAAGGAAATCGAAAAAACACTGCGCGCCGAGGGCGTGGAAACAGAAATGTTCTACCTTGGCAATAAGCCTATCGGCGGCTGTCTGGGCTGTGGCGCATGCAAAAAGCTTGGCAAATGTGTGCAGGAGGATGTGGTGAATAAGCTGCTGCCGAAGGCACTCGAAGCAGACGGCATCGTGCTTGGCGCACCTGTGCATTACGCCTCCGCCGCAGGGCAGGCCTCCTGCGCGTATGATAGATTATTTGTGATGTCCAACGGTGCCTTTGCCAATAAATTGGGCGCAGCTGTGGTTTCCTGCCGTAGGGGCGGCGCATCCGCAACCTTTGATCAGCTGAATAAATACTTTACCATCAGTAATATGCCCGTCGTTTCCGGTACATACTGGAATCAGGTGCATGGCAATACGCCGGATGAGGTCAAGCAGGATTTGGAAGGAATGCAGAACATGCGCGCCATCGGGCGGAATATGGCTTGGCTGCTGAAGTGTATCGAGGCAGGCAAAAATGCAGGTGTCGCTTTGCCCGAGCAGGAAGAAAAAATCAAGACCAACTACATCAGATAACTTTTTCGGGGCTGTCCTCATGCCCCTTGATGCAGATACGCAAAAGCGATGCTTTTGCAAAAAATAAAAAAGGCTTTCTCTAAAACGGAACCGAACCACCTTATGCGGACAGCACAAAATGGTTCGGTTCCGTTTCTTTCAATATGAAATTTTTTATGCCGTCAGCTCCGCAAACGCCTTCTGATACGCCGCCTTCGTTCCTTCGTCAAAGCAGACCAGAATAATCTGCTCCATCGTATCATCCGTTTCCAGAAAATGCAGGATTTCGCCTACGGCAATCTTCGCCGCTAAGTCAATCGGGAATCGATATACTCCCGTGCTGATGGAAGGGAATGCGATGCTCTTGACACCATACTCCTTCGCCAATGCCAGACAATTCCGATAGCAATTTGCCAGAAGATCCTCCTCGCCCCATTTCCCGCCGCGCCAAATGGGACCGGGCGTATGAATGACATATTTTGCCTTCAATTTGTAGCCCTTCGTGATTTTTGCTTCACCTGTACGGCAGCCATGCAGCGTTTCACATTCTGCCAGAAGCTCCGGCCCCGCCGCCCGATGAATGGCACCATCTACACCGCCGCCCCCAAGCAGGGATGTATTGGCGGCATTGACAATCGCATCTGTTTTCGCCTTTACAATATCACCT harbors:
- a CDS encoding polysaccharide deacetylase family protein gives rise to the protein MRMKRMLAFLLMGILLLSCGCSANSSSFSLLNRKKTLELTEKGVSYWAQYLEQQEVGKPQDVVEQEDHLSYLLQYPEIGKERIDARISEIVTEIRNAFDAEFTPTDEAGKEKKKTDAILYLGYESYLAKENQLSLVFFETHETNGALSPHTQIQVFHFDLEKDAEVTAESLQGNSFAKNASAYTEKYFTTTEPYKNGIFGNYKTLLAPDAGRFDRFALTKDGVLFYFDRYDLFPGSYGVVRLTIPYAEMQKKIEEPKKETPVPKEIRNKKMVALTYDDGPNPKATNAILDVLEKYDARATFFDLGSLVEKYPDVVKREEALGCEVGSHSYDHKNFNKLTNAEIAADVQKTAAAFRKVLGRDPAIFRPPYGNCKDSVKKQLPMSIYLWSVDTLDWKSRDAKAIVDVVKSAGNLDGKVILMHGIYGSTAEATATLVPYLQKQGYELVTVTELVEAKHGETPQKGKIYGYSYFK
- a CDS encoding MATE family efflux transporter yields the protein MIIEQFLAILVGMSDSIMVATVGEHAVSGVSLVDNIFVLLIYLFAALATGGAVVMGQYLGQNKHEKANRAVNQLILFTALFAICIMIGLYLARNLILHRVFGAIEANVMEASKTYLLIVSASIPFIALYNAGAAVFRTMGNSKVPMYLSMMMNAINVGGNAILIFGFGMGVAGAATSTLVSRVISAVAIIFLLCSPEHLLHLERPFSFKLDFGMLKKIAYIGIPNGLENGMFQLGKIMVLSMITGFGTAAIAANAVSNIIATFQVLPGMSVGMAVITVCSRCVGAGDYEAARYYTRKILKLVHILIIVFSVTTLVALPGIMHLYNLSDDAMTFTKQIIWYHGICCMLIWPEAFTLPNTLRAASDVKFCMILSIISMWVFRIAFSYIIGVRMGMGVLGVWIAMTIDWAVRAVLFIIRYRGKRWQHKSIA
- a CDS encoding redox-sensing transcriptional repressor Rex codes for the protein MDSEKKISPAVINRLPRYYRYLGDLLESDITRISSKELSAKMNITASQIRQDLNNFGGFGQQGYGYNVEYLYNEIKKILGLDRLYNMIVIGGGNIGQALVNYTNFEKRGFVIKAVFDINPRLIGMTIRGVEVYDIDQMEEYVKNNPVDVAILTLPRSQAVKVANDLAKWGVKGMWNFSHVDLQVPDDVLVENVHLTDSLMTLLYKINEMYYSGEDMHEHQLKDGLPVKPVQENEEL
- the abc-f gene encoding ribosomal protection-like ABC-F family protein, with protein sequence MILACRQLHKAYGIDVILEKITFHIEEREKAAIVGVNGAGKTTLFKVLTGEISADGGEFYLKKDASLGYLAQNIQIDSDRTIYEEMLSVFEKIIQTETNLRELENEMGNLSGQALAEKMEDYATLQHYFEQNDGYSYQSRLRGVLKGLGFADNDFNRPMNQLSGGQKTRVHLAKLLLSKPDILLLDEPTNHLDIAAIEWLEDFLRSYPGAVLIISHDRYFLDRIVTKVIEIENKKSTVYNGNYSFFWQQKEINREMQQKAYEMQQKEIKHQEDVIRTLRSFNREKSIKRAESREKALGKLERVDRPDALPNQMRLTLTPFLTSGNDVLHAEELSKSYGGQRIFRNVSFDVKRSDKVAIIGPNGVGKSTLFRMLLKEVPTDSGLIRFGTNVFIGYYDQEQAKLDETKTIFEEIADTYPTLTQGQIRNMLAAFVFTGDDVFKPISALSGGEKGRVSLAKIMLSKANLLMLDEPTNHLDMFSKEVLESALNRYEGTVIYISHDRYFINKTAEKILELTPDGVILYNGNYDYYLEKKAERARNEAEKAAQHPEKSVAAAQPVSDTKNDWLKQKEQQAAERRLANRIAKLEKAIEETEAAIAQADEDMAACGTDYGKANEIYAEKTKLEERLEALFAEWEELNS
- a CDS encoding folate family ECF transporter S component — its product is MTEKQKSMTHRLVLMAMFVAVQIILSRFLSINLWNLKIGFSFIPIVLAGILLGPLSAGLVGLVADVLGATLFPIGAFFPGFSLTSFITAFGYGFFLHKNQSMKNIVAAVLFSKIVGTIFLDTLWISILYGAPFVAVLIPRLAQAAGMGVVEVLCICFMTKYVPQMKRVF
- a CDS encoding ABC transporter ATP-binding protein; translation: MLELKNICFSADGKQILKDINLRIDDAKFIVITGPNGSGKSTLARIISGILTPDSGQILLDGEDITALGITERARKGISFAFQQPVRFKGVTVKDLICLASGQDLSTADACQYLSEVGMCAKDYIDREVNASLSGGELKRIEIATVMARKTKLTLFDEPEAGIDLWSFKNLIDVFEKMHEEIQGSIIIISHQERILNIADQVVLLSAGEVKQIGTKEDVLPGLFGMETGCRYFKGGDE
- a CDS encoding SufB/SufD family protein, translated to MLNDIVKNLLKEVSGIAEIPANAAFNIRNNSKSEGRHSTENIDIVPKEGGSGLDIYVKPFTKNENVHIPALITQDGVSEVVYNDFHIGEGAEIEIIAGCGIHNCGCDDSVHEGIHRFFLGKNSKVVYIEKHIGEGDGSGKRIINPQTHVEAEENAYIEMDTVQLKGVDSTKRVSSAKLGPGATIVIKEKIMTHGHQTAETSFDVSLDGAGSSAKLISRSVARDFSRQLFRSKIIGNTDCYGHSECDAIIMDNGVVAAEPEIIANHVDASLVHEAAIGKIAGDQLVKLMTLGLTEKEAEAQIINGFLK
- the lepB gene encoding signal peptidase I, which translates into the protein MGNLSTTVKKEVISWVKTILLAAVLAGLVNSFLIVNAEVPTGSMENTIMAGDRILALRTSYWFDEPEAGDIVVFRYPDDETGKTLYVKRIIGTPGDTVEMSNGTVYVNGKALQEDYIAEVTQGSYGPYVVPDGCYFMMGDNRNHSQDSRFWRNQYVEKDEILGKVVLRYYKGFKWIS
- a CDS encoding PF20097 family protein; its protein translation is MKCPFCGNEMKEGTLHSGGRYVQWKGVDAEGRKEEYLLAKSYMGGAKMEGHLCVECRKVILDIDQF
- a CDS encoding DUF1858 domain-containing protein; this translates as MKVTKDMTIGELLMADRGAGMILMQNGMHCVGCPSAAGETLEEASMVHGMDCDKLVTELNAYLEAK